One stretch of Dokdonia sp. Hel_I_53 DNA includes these proteins:
- a CDS encoding DUF4834 family protein produces the protein MNQNYLNMLLVAEIPSFLKTLAIILLIYFVLRFLGRLAWPYIVRYLTKKAGEKMQSAFKGFQQQTTKTQMPPKDVPKKSSEVVGEYIDYEEID, from the coding sequence TTGAATCAAAATTATTTAAATATGCTATTAGTAGCAGAAATTCCAAGTTTTTTAAAAACTCTAGCGATAATCTTGCTTATCTATTTTGTGCTTCGCTTCCTAGGTAGATTAGCGTGGCCATACATAGTTAGATACCTCACAAAAAAAGCAGGTGAAAAAATGCAGAGCGCCTTCAAAGGCTTTCAGCAGCAGACTACTAAAACTCAAATGCCACCAAAGGATGTTCCTAAAAAGTCTAGTGAAGTTGTTGGGGAATATATTGATTACGAAGAAATAGATTAG
- a CDS encoding NAD(P)/FAD-dependent oxidoreductase translates to MSTLVQINVLPHQTEDDDYIAELAFKKARLRADDVREWDIRKRSIDARKSPVKISLQIEFWKKDEERPKIPPFIPQDVSQAPEIAIIGAGPAGLYAALRAVEGGLKPIVYERGKDVRARRRDLAAINKEHIVNPESNYCFGEGGAGTYSDGKLYTRSKKRGNVLKALEWFVHFGAVEDILVDAHPHIGTNKLPKIITAMREAIIEYGGEVHFNSKLTDISVKDNAIEAIQINEGKWLSYSNVILATGHSARDIFYLLHKRNIKIEAKPFAIGVRIEHKQELIDNIQYHSDGDNPYLPPASYSLVQQVDGMGVYSFCMCPGGIIAPCATAQEEIVTNGWSPSKRDNPYANSGIVVSVTPEDLPNYKEGDPFVCLDFQKSVERSCWEAAGKTQAAPAQRMRDFVDGRVSKNFPKTSYQPGIVSVDLNKVLPNILSKRLKKAFVAFGKKMKGYLTNEAIIHAPESRTSSPVSIPRKWETLEHVDIKGLYPCGEGAGYAGGIISAAIDGINCVDKIVEKIVEK, encoded by the coding sequence ATGTCAACACTTGTACAAATTAACGTTTTACCTCATCAAACAGAAGATGATGATTATATTGCAGAGCTAGCTTTTAAAAAAGCTAGACTTAGAGCAGATGATGTACGGGAGTGGGACATCCGAAAGCGTAGTATCGATGCACGTAAATCTCCAGTAAAAATTTCGCTCCAAATCGAGTTTTGGAAAAAGGACGAAGAGCGACCTAAAATACCACCATTCATTCCTCAAGATGTTTCTCAGGCTCCAGAGATTGCCATTATAGGCGCTGGACCTGCAGGTTTGTATGCTGCTTTGAGAGCCGTAGAGGGCGGACTCAAGCCAATAGTGTATGAACGTGGTAAAGATGTAAGAGCAAGACGCCGGGATCTTGCTGCTATTAATAAAGAACATATTGTAAATCCAGAATCAAACTACTGTTTTGGAGAAGGAGGAGCTGGTACCTATTCTGATGGTAAACTATATACGCGATCTAAAAAGAGAGGTAATGTTTTAAAAGCATTAGAGTGGTTTGTCCATTTCGGCGCGGTAGAAGATATTCTAGTAGATGCACATCCTCATATAGGAACAAATAAACTACCTAAGATCATCACTGCTATGCGTGAAGCCATCATTGAATACGGTGGAGAAGTTCATTTTAATAGCAAGCTCACAGACATAAGTGTTAAGGATAATGCGATAGAAGCCATCCAAATTAATGAGGGAAAGTGGTTATCTTATTCTAATGTTATTTTAGCTACGGGACATAGTGCACGAGATATATTTTACTTATTACATAAACGTAATATTAAAATTGAGGCAAAGCCTTTTGCCATAGGCGTGCGTATTGAGCATAAACAGGAATTAATTGATAATATTCAATATCACTCAGATGGAGATAACCCGTATTTACCACCAGCATCGTATAGTTTAGTACAGCAGGTAGATGGTATGGGAGTATATTCTTTTTGTATGTGTCCAGGAGGGATTATTGCACCTTGTGCAACCGCTCAAGAAGAGATCGTCACTAATGGTTGGAGCCCTAGCAAACGTGATAATCCTTATGCAAATTCTGGTATTGTAGTAAGTGTTACCCCAGAAGACTTACCTAACTATAAAGAAGGAGATCCATTTGTATGCTTAGATTTTCAAAAATCTGTAGAGCGTTCCTGCTGGGAAGCTGCTGGTAAAACACAAGCTGCACCTGCACAGCGCATGCGAGATTTTGTTGATGGTCGGGTGTCTAAAAACTTTCCGAAAACCTCTTATCAGCCAGGCATTGTTTCAGTAGACCTCAATAAAGTACTTCCTAACATTCTTTCTAAAAGACTTAAAAAAGCATTTGTCGCTTTCGGTAAAAAGATGAAAGGATACCTAACTAACGAGGCAATCATTCATGCTCCAGAAAGCCGTACCTCTTCACCGGTTTCTATCCCACGTAAATGGGAAACATTAGAGCATGTGGATATTAAAGGTTTGTATCCTTGTGGGGAAGGAGCGGGTTATGCTGGAGGAATCATTTCTGCAGCTATTGATGGTATTAATTGTGTAGATAAGATAGTAGAAAAAATTGTTGAAAAGTAA
- a CDS encoding cellulase family glycosylhydrolase, which yields MKKSTPTHVISYFNSFPKLTLALLLILWFSSSMLLITAQSVVEQNGRLTVTGNKVTNQSGSPISLAGNSIFWSNYSEGAQFYTAQTVSKIAGPEWNSSIIRAAMGVEDYNGYISNPAQEKAKVIAIVDAAIAEGIYVIIDWHSHNAEDYQNQAVQFFTEMSQLYGSYPNVIYEVYNEPIGQPWSEIKAYAEAVTQAIRSNDPDNLIVVGTSFYSQKVTQASLNPLNDQNTAYTLHFYAGTHGESLRNDARTAMNNGIALFVTEWGAVNANGDGGAAIEETNKWMEFLKENHISHANWSISDKNEGASVVASGTGINGLIANNLTTIGFFVQDIIKNWTTSITPSPTNQTAYAIHNIPGTIEAEDYDNGGNSVAYFDSTSGNYGNSLRSDDVDKEPTTDTGGGHNVGFTTDGEWLEYTISNITAGTYDIEFRVASTRSSNKSISLSLEGTSLGTIAVPNTSGWQQWETVTLRDIFIAGGKDQVMRFSFNDGAFNLNKTTFISRPSNSDTQYTIRAKGVTGEEKIELVIDQTTLGTFNLSKNFKEFTVATTVTGTPRITYINDSYTRDAEIDWLRIDGSTLQAEAQPTNTSVYQDNSCGGSYSQIMNCPGFIEFDNSPSTTGALEISNENVTLFPNPMADEVRIVSTNSNDTFGDLLITNVTGATVLEGNLKSSNAVQIQHLPPGIYFATIQVNGNLIKKTMVKK from the coding sequence ATGAAAAAAAGTACCCCTACCCACGTAATTAGTTATTTTAATAGTTTCCCAAAGCTTACGCTAGCCTTACTACTTATTTTATGGTTTAGTTCAAGTATGTTACTGATAACTGCTCAAAGCGTCGTTGAGCAAAATGGCCGTCTCACCGTTACTGGTAACAAAGTTACCAACCAGTCTGGCTCCCCCATAAGTCTTGCAGGAAATAGTATTTTCTGGAGTAATTACAGTGAAGGAGCCCAATTTTATACTGCACAAACTGTCTCAAAAATTGCTGGACCAGAATGGAATTCTTCAATAATAAGAGCGGCAATGGGCGTAGAAGATTACAATGGATATATTTCTAATCCAGCTCAAGAAAAAGCAAAAGTAATCGCTATTGTAGATGCGGCTATTGCAGAAGGTATCTATGTGATTATAGACTGGCATTCCCATAATGCAGAAGATTATCAAAATCAAGCTGTACAATTCTTTACAGAAATGTCTCAGCTTTACGGATCTTATCCCAATGTTATTTATGAAGTTTACAATGAACCTATTGGGCAACCCTGGTCAGAAATAAAAGCGTACGCAGAAGCTGTTACACAGGCAATAAGATCAAACGATCCCGACAATTTAATCGTTGTAGGTACCTCTTTTTACTCTCAAAAAGTTACACAAGCATCGCTTAATCCCCTTAACGATCAGAACACTGCGTACACACTGCACTTTTACGCAGGAACACATGGTGAGTCTTTGCGTAATGACGCTAGAACTGCTATGAATAACGGGATTGCGCTTTTTGTTACAGAGTGGGGTGCAGTAAATGCTAATGGTGATGGAGGTGCCGCAATCGAAGAGACCAATAAATGGATGGAATTTTTAAAAGAAAATCACATCAGCCACGCAAATTGGTCTATTAGTGACAAAAACGAAGGTGCTTCTGTAGTTGCTTCTGGAACTGGTATAAATGGGCTAATCGCTAATAATTTAACTACCATTGGTTTCTTTGTGCAGGATATCATTAAAAACTGGACCACTTCTATTACTCCTTCACCTACTAATCAAACCGCCTATGCTATTCATAACATACCCGGTACTATAGAAGCAGAAGATTATGATAACGGCGGTAACTCGGTTGCTTACTTTGATAGTACTAGCGGCAATTACGGGAATTCACTACGCTCAGATGATGTAGACAAAGAGCCTACGACAGATACGGGAGGAGGTCATAACGTAGGATTTACAACAGACGGAGAGTGGCTTGAGTATACCATTTCAAATATTACGGCAGGCACGTATGATATAGAATTTAGAGTAGCCAGCACAAGATCTTCTAATAAATCTATTAGTTTAAGTCTAGAAGGCACTTCTTTGGGTACAATTGCTGTACCTAATACTTCTGGATGGCAACAATGGGAAACGGTGACGTTAAGAGATATTTTTATAGCCGGAGGAAAGGACCAAGTTATGAGGTTTTCTTTTAATGATGGGGCTTTTAATTTAAATAAAACGACTTTTATTTCACGACCATCTAATTCTGATACGCAATATACTATTCGAGCTAAAGGTGTTACAGGTGAAGAAAAAATTGAGCTGGTAATTGACCAAACTACCTTAGGCACATTTAATTTAAGTAAAAACTTCAAAGAGTTTACAGTTGCTACCACGGTAACTGGAACTCCCCGAATAACCTACATTAACGATAGCTATACAAGAGATGCTGAGATAGATTGGTTAAGAATAGACGGTAGTACTTTACAAGCAGAGGCGCAACCTACGAATACTTCAGTATACCAAGATAATTCTTGTGGCGGGTCGTATAGTCAAATAATGAATTGCCCAGGGTTTATTGAATTTGACAACTCCCCTTCAACAACAGGTGCTCTAGAAATCTCTAATGAAAATGTGACTCTTTTTCCCAATCCGATGGCTGATGAAGTACGTATTGTATCTACAAATTCAAACGACACTTTTGGAGATCTCTTAATCACTAATGTGACAGGAGCTACTGTTTTAGAGGGTAATCTCAAATCATCTAATGCGGTTCAGATTCAGCATTTGCCTCCAGGCATTTATTTTGCAACAATTCAAGTAAATGGTAATTTGATAAAGAAAACTATGGTTAAGAAATAG